A stretch of the Malus sylvestris chromosome 10, drMalSylv7.2, whole genome shotgun sequence genome encodes the following:
- the LOC126586407 gene encoding glycine-rich cell wall structural protein 1.0-like, with translation MIPATSLFLATLLLTASLGIAARPGSDGAFSAELKNSKDKGGAANGGGGGGGNSGGIGGFFPPGFDIPGFGKGFGSGVGGGYGGGYGGPNGGYSKGGTVRTSLVCKEKGPCYKKKLTCPAKCFTSYSRSGKGYGGGGGGGGCTIDCKKCTAYC, from the coding sequence ATGATCCCAGCAACAAGTCTATTCCTAGCCACTTTGCTCCTCACTGCTTCACTTGGCATCGCAGCCCGACCGGGATCCGATGGAGCCTTCTCAGCTGAGCTCAAGAACTCAAAGGACAAAGGTGGTGCTgctaatggtggtggtggtgggggtggCAACAGTGGTGGCATAGGGGGGTTTTTCCCGCCCGGGTTTGACATACCAGGGTTTGGAAAGGGTTTTGGAAGCGGTGTGGGTGGCGGATATGGAGGCGGGTATGGCGGTCCGAATGGAGGGTACTCCAAGGGTGGAACTGTGAGGACTTCTCTTGTGTGTAAAGAAAAGGGTCCGTGCTACAAGAAGAAGCTGACGTGCCCTGCTAAGTGCTTCACATCCTACAGCCGGTCAGGGAAGGGTTATGGTGGCGGCGGAGGCGGCGGTGGGTGCACTATCGACTGCAAGAAGTGTACTGCTTACTGCTAG
- the LOC126586406 gene encoding secretory carrier-associated membrane protein 3-like isoform X1, whose product MAGRYDSNPFAEEEEVNPFSQNPGIVAPAKNSRLSPLPPERAGFNYGLGDPVDIPIDGNADLKKRERELQAKEAELRKREEIVRRKEEAAARAGIVLEEKNWPPFFPIIHHDIANEIPIHLQRVQYVAFTTWLGLVLCLFWNVIAVTTAWIKGEGVKIWFLAVIYFISGAPGSYVLWYRPLYRVFRSESALKYGWFFLFYLIHIGFCIFAAVAPPIFFKGKSLTGILPAIDVLGDHVLVGIFYFIGFGMFCLESVLSIWVIQQVYMYFRGSGKAAEMRREGARGVVRAAL is encoded by the exons ATGGCTGGTCGCTACGACAGTAACCCTTTtgccgaagaagaagaagtcaaTCCTTTCTCG CAGAATCCTGGAATTGTTGCTCCTGCCAAAAACTCAAGACTTTCACCTCTTCCTCCTGAACGTGCTGGTTTCAACTACGGCCTTGGCGACCCCGTTGATATACCTATCGATGGAAATGCA gatttgaaaaagagggagagggaaCTCCAAGCTAAAGAAGCTGAATTGAGAAAGCGGGAGGAG ATTGTAAGACGGAAAGAAGAAGCTGCCGCACGTG CTGGAATTGTTCTTGAGGAAAAAAATTGGCCACCTTTCTTCCCAATCATCCATCATGATATTGCAAATGAAATACCAATTCATTTGCAGAGGGTGCAGTATGTTGCATTCACAACATGGTTAG GACTTGTTCTTTGCCTTTTCTGGAATGTAATAGCTGTTACTACGGCATGGATTAAGGGGGAAG GGGTAAAAATTTGGTTCCTTGCTGTTATCTACTTCATATCAGGGGCTCCTGGATCCTATGTCTTGTGGTACCGTCCACTGTACCGTGTTTTCAG GTCCGAGAGTGCTTTAAAGTATGGAtggtttttcttgttttatctG ATCCACATTGGCTTCTGCATCTTTGCTGCGGTTGCTCCTCCAATATTCTTCAAGGGAAAATCTCTCAC TGGCATTCTGCCTGCAATTGATGTTCTTGGTGACCATGTTTTGGTTGGG ATCTTCTACTTCATTGGATTTGGAATGTTCTGTCTTGAATCAGTGCTGAGCATCTGGGTCATTCAG CAAGTATACATGTATTTCCGAGGAAGCGGTAAAGCCGCTGAAATGAGGCGTGAAGGAGCGAGAGGAGTCGTGAGGGCAGCACTTTGA
- the LOC126586406 gene encoding secretory carrier-associated membrane protein 3-like isoform X2: MAGRYDSNPFAEEEEVNPFSNPGIVAPAKNSRLSPLPPERAGFNYGLGDPVDIPIDGNADLKKRERELQAKEAELRKREEIVRRKEEAAARAGIVLEEKNWPPFFPIIHHDIANEIPIHLQRVQYVAFTTWLGLVLCLFWNVIAVTTAWIKGEGVKIWFLAVIYFISGAPGSYVLWYRPLYRVFRSESALKYGWFFLFYLIHIGFCIFAAVAPPIFFKGKSLTGILPAIDVLGDHVLVGIFYFIGFGMFCLESVLSIWVIQQVYMYFRGSGKAAEMRREGARGVVRAAL; this comes from the exons ATGGCTGGTCGCTACGACAGTAACCCTTTtgccgaagaagaagaagtcaaTCCTTTCTCG AATCCTGGAATTGTTGCTCCTGCCAAAAACTCAAGACTTTCACCTCTTCCTCCTGAACGTGCTGGTTTCAACTACGGCCTTGGCGACCCCGTTGATATACCTATCGATGGAAATGCA gatttgaaaaagagggagagggaaCTCCAAGCTAAAGAAGCTGAATTGAGAAAGCGGGAGGAG ATTGTAAGACGGAAAGAAGAAGCTGCCGCACGTG CTGGAATTGTTCTTGAGGAAAAAAATTGGCCACCTTTCTTCCCAATCATCCATCATGATATTGCAAATGAAATACCAATTCATTTGCAGAGGGTGCAGTATGTTGCATTCACAACATGGTTAG GACTTGTTCTTTGCCTTTTCTGGAATGTAATAGCTGTTACTACGGCATGGATTAAGGGGGAAG GGGTAAAAATTTGGTTCCTTGCTGTTATCTACTTCATATCAGGGGCTCCTGGATCCTATGTCTTGTGGTACCGTCCACTGTACCGTGTTTTCAG GTCCGAGAGTGCTTTAAAGTATGGAtggtttttcttgttttatctG ATCCACATTGGCTTCTGCATCTTTGCTGCGGTTGCTCCTCCAATATTCTTCAAGGGAAAATCTCTCAC TGGCATTCTGCCTGCAATTGATGTTCTTGGTGACCATGTTTTGGTTGGG ATCTTCTACTTCATTGGATTTGGAATGTTCTGTCTTGAATCAGTGCTGAGCATCTGGGTCATTCAG CAAGTATACATGTATTTCCGAGGAAGCGGTAAAGCCGCTGAAATGAGGCGTGAAGGAGCGAGAGGAGTCGTGAGGGCAGCACTTTGA
- the LOC126584552 gene encoding PAP-specific phosphatase HAL2-like — protein MAIKFSHNLGLEKWNDNKLTRSNKTHLNFSGKFGCSLSKFRKTQSFPVMEGLKSSSLLAPEPVINYSQELDVAVRAVQLACSLCQRVQNSLISKNSDGVQSKDDNSPVTVADWSVQATVSWILSESFGSSNVSIIAEEDIQNLSMAKAGGVLKDVVKTVNECLAEAPRFGLKSPKMALGTTEVLEAISRCNSLGGPAGRFWTLDPVDGTLGFVRGDQYAIALALIEDGEVVLGVLGCPNYPMRKEWLNYHHRYHRIISKLTPPTSESWDKGCVIYARRGSGEAWMQPLLHVNKNLVWPNSAKPVRVSSIDNPALATFCEPVEKANSSHSFTAGLAHSVGLRKQPLRVYSMVKYAAIARGDAEIFMKFARAGYKEKIWDHAAGIVIIQEAGGVVTDAGGRPLDFSKGIYLEGLDRGVVATAGANLHDKIIRAVDASWDSSSL, from the exons ATGGCTATAAAATTCTCGCACAATTTGGGTCTTGAAAAATGGAATGACAACAAGTTGACACGCAGCAACAAAACCCACCTCAACTTTTCTGGGAAATTTGGCTGCTCCTTATCCAAGTTCAGGAAAACCCAATCCTTCCCAGTAATGGAGGGCCTGAAAAGTTCGAGCCTTTTGGCCCCCGAGCCAGTGATTAATTACTCCCAGGAATTGGATGTGGCTGTTAGAGCTGTGCAATTGGCTTGTTCTCTCTGCCAGAGAGTTCAGAACAGTTTGATTTCGAAGAACAGCGATGGGGTCCAATCCAAAGATGATAACTCTCCTGTCACTGTGGCAG ATTGGAGTGTCCAAGCAACTGTGAGCTGGATACTGTCCGAGTCTTTTGGGAGCAGCAACGTGTCCATTATTGCTGAAGAAGATATTCAAAATTTGTCCATGGCAAAGGCAGGTGGAGTACTAAAAGATGTAGTGAAAACTGTGAACGAATGTCTAGCTGAAGCACCTCGTTTTGGACTTAAAAGTCCGAAAATGGCCCTTGGGACTACAGAGGTTCTTGAAGCCATCAGTCGGTGCAACTCGCTTGGAGGCCCGGCTGGGAGATTTTGGACACTTGACCCCGTTGATGGCACATTGGGTTTTGTCCGCGGTGATCAATATGCAATAGCTCTGGCTTTAATAGAGGATGGAGAAGTTGTGCTTGGAGTTCTTGGCTGTCCTAATTACCCAATGAGAAAGGAATGGCTCAATTATCATCACCGGTATCATAGAATTATATCTAAATTGACACCACCAACGTCAGAATCTTGGGACAAAGGCTGTGTGATATATGCTAGAAGAGGCAGCGGCGAGGCTTGGATGCAACCGCTGCTCCATGTAAATAAGAACTTAGTGTGGCCAAACTCTGCAAAACCTGTCCGAGTGTCGTCCATAGATAATCCAGCACTGGCAACATTTTGTGAACCTGTTGAGAAGGCAAATTCAAGTCATTCCTTCACTGCAGGGCTAGCTCACAGTGTCGGGCTTAG GAAGCAGCCACTGCGAGTATACAGCATGGTGAAGTACGCAGCCATAGCTCGTGGAGATGCCGAGATTTTTATGAAGTTTGCAAGGGCTGGCTACAAGGAGAAGATTTGGGATCATGCAGCCGGCATTGTTATCATACAAGAGGCTGGTGGGGTGGTTACAGATGCCGGAGGGCGTCCACTGGACTTTTCGAAGGGCATATACTTGGAAGGCCTTGATCGAGGTGTAGTAGCTACTGCTGGAGCCAATCTACATGACAAGATCATCAGGGCCGTTGATGCTAGCTGGGACTCCTCCAGTCTATAA